In Cervus elaphus chromosome 5, mCerEla1.1, whole genome shotgun sequence, the following proteins share a genomic window:
- the LOC122695274 gene encoding 60S ribosomal protein L21-like: MTNTKGKRRGTRYMFSRPFRKHGVVPLATYMRIYKKGDIVDIKGMGTVQKGMPHKCYHGKTGRVYNVTQHAVGIIVNKQVKGKILAKRINVCIEHIKHSKSRDSFLKRVKENDQKKKEAKEKGTWVQLKRQPAPPREAHFVRTNGKEPELLEPIPYEFMA, encoded by the coding sequence ATGACCAacacaaagggaaagaggaggggcaCCCGCTACATGTTCTCTAGGCCTTTTAGAAAACATGGAGTTGTTCCTTTGGCCACATACATGCGAATCTACAAGAAGGGTGATATTGTAGATATCAAGGGAATGGGTACTGTTCAAAAAGGAATGCCCCACAAATGTTACCATGGCAAAACTGGGAGAGTCTACAATGTTACCCAGCATGCTGTTGGCATCATTGTAAACAAACAAGTTAAGGGCaagattcttgccaagagaattaatGTGTGTATCGAGCATATTAAGCACTCTAAGAGCCGAGATAGCTTCCTAAAACGTGTGAAggaaaatgatcagaaaaagaaggaagccaaAGAGAAAGGGACTTGGGTTCAGCTGAAGCGCCAGCCTGCTCCACCCAGAGAAGCACACTTTGTGAGGACCAATGGAAAGGAACCTGAACTGTTGGAACCCATTCCCTATGAATTCATGGCCTGA